A section of the Anas platyrhynchos isolate ZD024472 breed Pekin duck chromosome 37, IASCAAS_PekinDuck_T2T, whole genome shotgun sequence genome encodes:
- the LOC140001065 gene encoding uncharacterized protein produces the protein MSSPQHRGAWAGSSLLVPASPWATASTARVTVMSQCNDTYVTVAGPYKRGCATGPAPEVPRRSGRMSSKMADASKEQAARTRRTALDCWESSAMEHVPAIRGVTDQERSSVWDAVSAYIREHLQQRQGVRIPTLGCFDVVSKRVEDGNKSLTVQWPTFCLARNLIVAHNLTADKEYLPGHKELEPLQYPEVAAAASVSWKKVESCIRSTTSLISHSLGRGENIALVLRDVGVLVIEGTRVEIKFYYDFLESLSEQGSLQKALFKVPQLMDMVVSRVSAVASLTFSGRVIIFPDFKMDKAPQLSPGERLKARRDDRQEKERAVLLSSSQEKQPELPPFPGTLDIIYQEKVQPWNRKAQQKKEPSLRLPVMPKLPPAITEHLRNQLQKGTAPKTEPRSKSKQEPKTAPKEQVQDQGRAKAEKSGKHQKSKGQKAAKAPPEVRTVPILEALPVTERVKHPESQKAPGPLETPIVSILSLSSSEGSMIQEPSNDSGRFQRRSSSSQRLPKLRAGRFWSVLPDRPKMEASNCKPSTSGTVTHQGASSEHQLPKLVPRPPTAYRY, from the exons ATGTCCTCCCCCCAGCACAGAGGTGcttgggcaggcagcagcctgtTGGTGCCGGCGTCACCGTGGGCAACAGCCAGCACTGCCCGCGTCACTGTGATGTCACAATGCAATGACACATACGTCACAGTGGCAGGACCATATAAAAGGGGCTGCGCGACGGGTCCTGCACCAGAGGTACCGAGACGTTCGGGCAGGATGAGCTCAAAGATGGCTGATGCCAGCAAGGAGCAAGCTGCTCGCACGAGGCGTACCGCATTAGACTGTTGGGAGAGCAGTGCGATGGAGCACGTCCCCGCGATACGAGGCGTCACTGACCAAG AGCGATCATCTGTCTGGGATGCAGTGTCAGCCTACATCCGGGAGCACCTCCAGCAGCGCCAG GGCGTCCGAATTCCCACTCTTGGCTGCTTTGACGTCGTTTCCAAACGGGTCGAGGATGGGAACAAGTCCCTGACGGTGCAGTGGCCCACGTTCTGCCTGGCCAGGAACCTCATCGTTGCCCACAACCTCACAGCCGACAAGGAGTACCTGCCAG GCCATAAGGAGCTGGAGCCCCTCCAATACCCTGAGgtggctgcagctgcctccGTGTCCTGGAAGAAGGTGGAGAGCTGCATCCGAAGCACCACGTCCCTCATCTCTCacagcctggggaggggggagaacaTCGCCCTCGTCCTGAGGGATGTAGGGGTGCTCGTCATCGAAGGCACGAGAGTGGAAATCAAGTTCTATTATGACTTCTTGGAGAGCCTGTCAGAACAGGGGAGCCTTCAGAAGGCTCTTTTCAAG GTCCCCCAGCTGATGGACATGGTGGTGTCCCGGGTGTCAGCCGTGGCCTCCCTGACCTTCTCTGGCCGTGTCATCATCTTCCCCGA CTTTAAAATGGACAAAGCGCCCCAGCTATCACCCGGGGAGCGTCTCAAGGCCCGCAGGGAtgacaggcaggagaaggaacgGGCTGTGTTGTTGTCTTCCAGCCAAG AGAAACAGCCTGAACTGCCACCCTTCCCGGGCACCTTGGACATCATTTATCAAGAAAAAGTGCAGCCCTGGAACAGGAAGGCCCAGCAGAAGAAGGAGCCTTCGTTGAG GCTGCCGGTGATGCCCAAGCTGCCTCCTGCCATAACGGAGCATTTGCGCAaccagctgcagaaaggaaCTGCGCCCAAAACAGAGCCCAGGAGCAAATCCAAACAAGAGCCCAAAACAGCACCCAAAGAGCAGGTGCAAGACCAAGGCCGGGCAAAGGCTGAAAAATCTGGAAAACATCAGAAGAGCAAgggccaaaaagcagcaaaagccccTCCTGAAGTCAGGACAGTACCCATCCTGGAAGCCCTGCCTGTGACGGAGCGAGTGAAGCACCCCGAATCTCAGAAAGCCCCAGGCCCGCTAGAAACACCCATCGTGTCCATACTGTCCCTGTCGAGCTCGGAGGGCAGCATGATTCAGGAGCCCAGCAACGACAGCGGCAGATTCCAGCGAAGGAGCTCCAGCTCCCAAAGACTGCCAAAGTTACGGGCTGGGAGGTTCTGGTCCGTGCTTCCAGACCGCCCAAAGATGGAGGCATCCAATTGCAAGCCCTCTACTTCTGGCACAGTGACACACCAGGGGGCAAGTTCCGAGCATCAACTGCCAAAGCTCGTACCCAGGCCCCCTACAGCCTATAGATATTAG